One window from the genome of Glycine soja cultivar W05 chromosome 12, ASM419377v2, whole genome shotgun sequence encodes:
- the LOC114379754 gene encoding protein ADP-ribosyltransferase PARP3 → MKVQETRSHVHALGEEEKVMTRKQKAESKAHEVEHSPKKAKVEKEDGHINGKSYTGVAEEYDEFCKATTEHLPLEQMRDILEANGLDSSGSDLEITRRCQDLLFYGALDKCSVCNGSLEFDGRRYVCRGFYSEWASCTFSTRNPPRKQEPIKLPDSVQNSLASDLLKKYQDPSHRPHRDLGLAEKPFTGMMISLMGRLTRTHHYWKTTIEKHGGKVANSIIGSTCLVASPAERERGGTSKLAEAMERSIPVVREAWLIDSIEKQEPQPLEAYDLVSDLSVDGKGIPWDKQDPGEEAIESLSAELKLYGKRGVYKDTKLQEQGGKIFERDGILYNCAFSVCDQGRGLNDYCVMQLIVVPENRLHLYFKKGRVGDDPNAEERLEEWDNVDGALKEFVRLFEEITGNEFEPWEREKKFQKKPLKFYPIDMDDGIEVRHGALGLRQLGIAATHCKLEPLVANFMKVLCSQEIYKYALMEMGYDCPDLPIGMVTNLHLKKCEDVLLEFIDKVKSLKETGPKAEAVWTDFSQRWFTLMHSTRPFNFRDYQEIADHAAAALEGVRDITQASHLIGDMTGSTIDDPLSETYKKLGCSISALDKSSDDYEMIVKYLEKTYEPVKVGDIEYGVSVENIFAVQTGGCPSYEDIIKLPNKVLLWCGSRSSNLLRHLQKGFLPAICSLPIPGYMFGKAIVCSDAAAEAARYGFTAVDRPEGFLVLAIASLGNEITELKTPPEDASSLEEKKVGVKGPGKKKTDESEHFVWKDDIKVPCGKLVASDHQDSPLEYNEYAVYDKKRARISYLVRVKYEEKEEKGAVIDTAE, encoded by the exons ATGAAG GTTCAAGAAACGAGGTCGCATGTTCATGCACTTGGGGAAGAAGAGAAGGTGATGACAAGGAAGCAGAAGGCTGAGTCCAAGGCACATGAAGTGGAACATTCTCCAAAGAAGGCCAAGGTGGAAAAAGAAGATGGCCACATCAACGGGAAATCTTATACTGGCGTTGCAGAAGAATATGATGAGTTCTGCAAAGCCACAACCGAGCACCTTCCTTTGGAACAAATGAGAGACATTCTGGAGGCCAATGGCCTTGATTCTTCTGGCTCTGATCTTGAAATTACAAGAAGATG CCAAGACTTGCTGTTTTATGGTGCATTGGACAAATGCTCGGTTTGCAATGGGAGTTTGGAGTTTGATGGCAGACGTTATGTTTGCAGAGGGTTCTACAGTGAGTGGGCTAGTTGCACTTTCAGCACCAGAAACCCTCCAAGGAAACAGGAACCCATTAAGTTACCTGATTCTGTTCAGAACTCTCTGGCTTCAGAC TTGCTAAAGAAATATCAGGACCCGAGTCACAGGCCTCACAGGGATCTAGGCTTAGCAGAAAAACCCTTTACTGGAATGATGATCTCTCTGATGGGTCGTCTTACTCGGACACAC CATTATTGGAAAACAACTATTGAAAAGCATGGAGGGAAGGTGGCAAACTCTATAATTG GGTCAACTTGTTTGGTAGCTTCACCTGCTGAGCGAGAACGTGGTGGCACATCCAAACTTGCAGAAGCCAT GGAGAGGAGTATACCAGTGGTTAGGGAGGCTTGGTTGATTGACAGCATTGAAAAGCAAGAACCACAACCTTTGGAAGCTTATGATCTTGTCTCTGATCTTTCTGTGGATGGCAAGGGTATCCCCTGGGACAAACAAGATCCTGGGGAAGAGGCTATCGAATCACTCTCAGCAGAA CTCAAGCTTTATGGGAAGAGAGGAGTCTATAAAGATACCAAGTTGCAGGAACAAGGTGGAAAGATATTTGAAAGAGATGGGATACTATACAACTGTGCCTTCTCTGTTTGTGACCAAGGGCGAGGACTGAATGA CTACTGTGTCATGCAACTGATTGTTGTCCCAGAGAATCGTTTGCATCTGTACTTTAAGAAAGGGAGAGTTGGGGATGATCCAAATGCAGAGGAGCGATTAGAAGAGTGGGACAATGTAGATGGTGCTCTGAAAGAGTTTGTGAGGCTCTTTGAGGAAATAACAGGAAATGAGTTTGAACCTTGGGAAAGAGAGAAGAAGTTCCAAAAGAAACCTTTGAAGTTTTACCCCATTGACATG GATGATGGAATTGAAGTTAGACATGGGGCACTAGGTCTTCGGCAGCTGGGGATAGCAGCAACACACTGCAAACTTGAGCCTTTGGTTGCAAATTTTATGAAGGTCTTGTGCAGCCAGGAGATATATAA GTATGCATTGATGGAGATGGGTTACGACTGTCCGGACCTTCCAATAGGAATGGTTACAAATCTTCATCTGAAAAAAT GTGAGGACGTTCTCTTAGAATTCATAGACAAGGTGAAATCATTGAAAGAGACTGGGCCCAAGGCTGAGGCTGTGTGGACTGATTTTAGCCAAAGATGGTTCACTCTGATGCACTCCACAAGGCCTTTCAATTTTAGAGATTACCAAGAGATTGCAGATCAC GCTGCTGCTGCGTTAGAGGGGGTGAGAGACATAACCCAGGCTTCTCACCTCATAGGAGATATGACTGGCTCAACCATTGATGACCCGTTATCAGAGACATACAAGAAATTGGGTTGCTCAATTTCTGCCTTGGACAAAAGTTCAGATGATTACGAGATGATTGTGAAATACCTTGAAAAAACTTATGAGCCGGTCAAAGTTGGTGACATT GAATATGGGGTGTCAGTGGAAAACATTTTTGCGGTTCAAACAGGTGGTTGCCCTTCCTATGAAGACATTATAAAACTACCAAATAAGGTTCTTCTATGGTGTG GATCACGAAGCTCAAACCTCTTGAGGCACTTGCAAAAGGGATTCTTGCCAGCAATATGCTCATTACCTATTCCGGGTTATATG TTTGGCAAAGCTATTGTCTGTTCTGATGCTGCAGCAGAGGCTGCAAGATATGGTTTTACTGCTGTGGACAGGCCAGAAGGATTCTTGGTTTTGGCCATTGCTTCTCTAGGAAATGAGATTACCGAGTTGAAAACCCCACCTGAG GATGCATCATCTTTGGAGGAAAAGAAGGTTGGAGTGAAGGGACcggggaagaagaaaacagatGAATCGGAGCATTTTGTTTGGAAAGATGATATAAAAGTTCCTTGCGGTAAACTAGTTGCCTCAGACCATCAAGATAGCCCCCTGGAATACAACGAGTATGCTGTCTACGATAAAAAGCGG GCACGCATAAGCTACTTGGTGAGAGTGAAGTAtgaagagaaggaagagaaggGTGCGGTGATTGACACAGCTGAATGA
- the LOC114379755 gene encoding beta-1,6-galactosyltransferase GALT29A-like, giving the protein MPKISQEKDGSETETLKPIMDPFPFPHLATTKPNFNFSVKSHFPMKRTVRPLFALLLLLVFAATLTSRAVLRRGILSIELESRVRIRRHIPPPPQLNATLLHHAAVEIGEEKFKQEIQSLLDGNFGSHARHRTFVSWRRFIHHDRGSAGVTAAKLPATIRSPLFYRSWLDFRKVLHDWFRKRRFQPGIMSGLTRSIKLPIDSHNNNNNNNKLQTNNKNKYSSCAVVGNSGILLNRDYGSEIDSHEFVIRLNNARVDHFETKVGKKTSISFMNSNILHLCARRGGCFCHPYGDRVPIVMYICQALHFMDYTVCNASHKAPLLVTDPRFDVLCARIVKYYSLKRFVEESGKGLEKWGEAHDGSLFHYSSGMQAVMLALGICDRVSIFGFGKSTSAKHHYHTNQKAELHLHDYEAEYAFYRDLVDGKRPIPFLEDRFKVPPVVMYQ; this is encoded by the coding sequence ATGCCTAAGATAAgccaagaaaaagatggatctGAAACCGAAACCCTAAAACCAATCATGGATCCATTTCCCTTTCCACATTTAGCTACCACGAAACCTAATTTCAATTTCTCTGTGAAGAGTCATTTTCCGATGAAACGCACCGTTCGGCCCCTCTTCgcgctcctcctcctcctcgtaTTCGCCGCCACGCTCACCTCACGCGCCGTCCTCCGCCGCGGCATCCTCTCCATCGAGCTCGAATCCCGCGTCCGGATCCGCCGCCATATTCCGCCGCCGCCGCAGCTCAACGCCACGCTCCTCCACCACGCAGCCGTCGAAATTGGCGAGGAGAAGTTCAAGCAGGAGATCCAGAGCCTCCTTGATGGCAACTTCGGCAGCCACGCGCGCCACCGCACCTTCGTCTCCTGGCGCCGCTTCATCCACCACGACCGCGGCAGCGCCGGAGTCACCGCCGCCAAACTCCCGGCGACTATCCGGTCGCCGCTCTTCTACCGCTCCTGGCTCGACTTCCGGAAGGTCCTCCACGACTGGTTCCGGAAGCGACGATTCCAACCCGGTATCATGTCCGGGTTGACTCGGTCAATTAAGCTTCCAATTGAttcacacaacaacaacaacaacaacaacaaactacaaaccaataacaaaaacaaatactctTCCTGTGCCGTAGTTGGAAACAGCGGAATTTTGTTGAATAGAGACTATGGTAGTGAAATTGATTCCCATGAGTTTGTGATAAGGTTGAACAATGCTAGGGTTGATCACTTTGAGACCAAGGTTGGAAAAAAAACTAGCATTTCATTCATGAATAGTAACATCTTGCATTTGTGTGCTAGAAGGGGAGGGTGTTTCTGCCACCCTTATGGTGACCGTGTTCCGATTGTTATGTACATTTGTCAAGCCTTGCATTTCATGGACTACACTGTGTGCAATGCTTCTCACAAGGCTCCTTTGTTGGTGACTGATCCTAGGTTTGATGTATTGTGTGCGAGGATTGTGAAGTACTATTCGTTGAAGAGGTTTGTGGAGGAGAGTGGGAAGGGTTTGGAGAAGTGGGGAGAGGCTCATGATGGTTCTCTTTTTCACTACTCTTCAGGGATGCAGGCTGTGATGCTGGCTTTGGGGATTTGTGATAGGGTTAGCATTTTTGGGTTTGGGAAATCGACTTCTGCTAAGCACCATTACCACACTAACCAGAAGGCTGAGCTTCACTTGCATGACTATGAGGCTGAGTATGCGTTTTATAGGGACCTTGTGGATGGGAAAAGGCCTATACCCTTTCTTGAGGATAGGTTTAAGGTTCCTCCTGTTGTCATGTATCAATGA